The following proteins come from a genomic window of Parambassis ranga chromosome 4, fParRan2.1, whole genome shotgun sequence:
- the LOC114434463 gene encoding aldehyde dehydrogenase family 9 member A1-like has product MAQSILDAMPGASTGTVVVTDPLNFWAGKRVKPRQEINAEPVFEPATGRVLCQMVPCGAEEVDEAIQSAYTAYLKWSKMAGMERARVMLEAARIIRERREKIAKLEVINNGKTITEALVDIDIAWQCIEYYAGMAGTLAGQHVQLPGGAFAYTRREALGVCVGIGAWNYPFQIAAWKSAPALACGNAMVFKPSPMTPVTVVILAEIYKEARVPDGLFCVVQGRAETGTLLCHHPKVAKVSFTGSVPTGKKVMEMSAKGVKQVTLELGGKSPLIIFKDCELENAVKGALMANFLTQGQVCCNGTRVFVQREILPQFLEKVVKRTKAIVLGDPLLDGTRMGALISKPQLDKVLGFVSQAKQQGARVLCGGEPFVPSDPKLKGGYFMSPCVLDNCTDDMTCVKEEIFGPVMSVMPFDTEEEVVQRANNTTFGLASGVFTRDISRAHRVAENLEAGTCFINNYNISPVEVPFGGYKMSGFGRENGQVTIEYYSQLKTVVVEMGDVDCLF; this is encoded by the exons ATGGCCCAGTCAATCCTCGACGCCATGCCCGGAGCCTCCACAGGAACCGTGGTGGTCACAGACCCTCTCAATTTCTGGGCTGGCAAGCGAGTCAAACCCCGGCAGGAGATAAATGCAGAGCCCGTGTTTGAACCCGCTACAG GACGTGTTTTGTGCCAGATGGTACCTTGTGGCGCTGAGGAGGTGGACGAAGCCATACAGAGTGCCTACACCGCCTATCTGAAATGGAGCAAGATGGCTGGCATGGAGAGGGCCCGGGTGATGCTAGAGGCCGCTCGTATTATCAGG GAAAGAAGGGAGAAGATTGCAAAGCTTGAAGTGATCAACAATGGCAAGACGATCACTGAAGCTCTGGTGGACATTGACATTGCCTGGCAGTGCATTGAGTACTATGCCGGTATGGCTGGTACGCTTGCAG GCCAGCACGTCCAGCTTCCTGGTGGAGCATTTGCTTACACCAGGAGGGAGgccctcggtgtgtgtgtgggaattgGCGCATGGAACTACCCCTTCCAGATTGCAGCATGGAAGtctgctcctgctctggcatGTG GTAATGCGATGGTTTTCAAGCCCTCTCCAATGACACCTGTGACTGTTGTCATCCTGGCTGAGATCTACAAAGAGGCCAGGGTACCTGATGGGCTGTTCTGTGTGGTCCAAGGCAGAGCAGAGACTGGCACTTTGCTCTGCCATCACCCGAAGGTCGCCAAAGTCTCTTTCACCGGCAGTGTTCCAACTGGCAAAAAG GTCATGGAAATGTCAGCGAAAGGGGTGAAGCAGGTGACTCTGGAGCTTGGAGGAAAATCGCCACTCATTATCTTCAAAGACTGCGAGCTGGAGAACGCAGTGAAGGGAGCGCTCATGGCAAACTTTCTGAcacagggacag GTGTGCTGCAATGGCACCAGGGTGTTTGTGCAGCGAGAGATATTGCCACAGTTCCTGGAGAAAGTGGTCAAGAGGACCAAAGCCATCGTGCTGGGTGATCCACTGCTCGACGGCACACGTATGGGAGCGCTCATCAGCAAACCACAACTGGACAAGGTGCTGGGGTTCGTCAGTCAGGCAAAGCAACAG ggagCCAGAGTGCTCTGTGGAGGAGAGCCCTTTGTCCCCAGTGACCCCAAGCTGAAAGGAGGGTATTTTATGTCTCCCTGTGTACTTG ATAACTGCACAGATGACATGACCTGTGTGAAGGAAGAGATTTTTGGCCCCGTCATGTCCGTCATGCCTTTTGACACGGAGGAAGAAGTCGTCCAGAGGGCCAACAACACCACCTTTGGATTGGCCTCTGGAGTCTTCACCAG GGACATTTCTCGAGCGCACCGTGTCGCTGAGAACCTGGAGGCAGGAACCTGCTTTATCAACAACTATAACATCAGTCCTGTAGAAGTGCCTTTTGGAGGTTATAAGATGTCAG GTTTTGGCAGAGAAAATGGCCAGGTGACCATCGAGTATTACTCCCAGCTGAAGACTGTGGTGGTGGAGATGGGAGATGTGGACTGCCTCTTCTAA